In the Streptomyces sp. 3214.6 genome, GCGATGCCCGGCCGGACCAGGTCGAAGTGGGTGTCGGGGAGCGTCAGCGTGGCCGGCGAGTTGGCGATGTGCCGCACCTCGGGCCGCACGCCCTGCGCCTCGGCGTACGCCACCAGCTCGCGGAAACTGCCGAGCTGGAGGCCGATGGAGGGATGGCCGGGCTCGTCGGCGCAGGCGAAGTGCGACCACAGCCCCGTGACGCGGAGCAGCCCCTCCGCCTCGGCCCGCAGCGCCTCGCCGACCAGTTCGGGCCAGTCGGCGGGCTGGCAGCCGTTGCGCCCGAGCCCGGTGTCGGCCTTGAGCTGTACCCGGGCGGGCCGCCCGGCGGCCCGTGCCGCTTCCTCGACCTCGCGCAGCGCCCACAGGCCGCTCACGGACACGTCGAGGTCGGCCTCGACGGCCTCCCGCCAGGGCCCGCCCGGGGTCCACAGCCAGCACATGATCCTGACGTCGGCCGGCAGCCCGCCGTCCGCGCGCAGCGCCAGCGCCTCCTCGGGCGTGGCGGTGCCCACCCAGGCGGCGCCGGCCTCGACGGCCGCCCGGGCGCACGGCAGGGCCCCGTGCCCGTACCCGTCGGCCTTCACCACGGCCATGAACGCCGCTCCCGGCGCCTTGGCACGCAGGGTCCGCACATTGGCCCGCAGCGCGGCCAGGTCGATCTCGGCACGGGCGCGCGCGGGGTGGGCGGGTGGCTTGGCAGTCTCACTCATCGCGCCCAGTGTCTCAGAGCGCTCGGACAGCCCCCTGAGTACCGGGCCGAGTACGGCAGGGTGCCGGGGCGGCGCCGGCTCAGGTGCCGGGACGGTGCCCCCAGACGTAGACCTTGTCGCCGTTCTTCAGCACGCCCCACAGTGCGCGCGCGTCACCGAGGGTGAGGTTGACGCAGCCCATGGAGCCGATGACGGTGTGGATGGTGCCGTAGACGGCGTGGAAGGCCTGTCCGCCGTCGAAGAACTGGGCGTACGGCATGGGGGTGCCGTAGAGCGTCGACACGTGGTTCTTGTGCCGCCAGTAGACGGTGTGCCAGCCCTTGCGGGTGGGATGGACGGCCCGCCCGCTGCGCATGGACACCGGCCCGAAGACGACCTTCGCCCCCTTCTGCACCCAGGTCACCTGCCGATCGAGGTCGACGCAGGCGACCCGGTAGGTCCGCACCGGGCACTTCTTGCCGGCGTTCGGGTTCTTCCCGGCGGAGATCAGCTGCATCCGCGCCCAGGTGACGGGCCCCGCGAAGCCGATGGCGGGCTGGATCTTCTGCGCCTGCTGGAACGCGCGGACGGCCTTGCAGTCGGCGGCGGACTGCTTCCCGTCCACCTTCAGTTTCAGCCACCGCTCGACCGCCCGCTGGTAGGGCCCGGTCCGCTTGGTGCACGCCGTCCGCGCGGCGACCTCCTCCAACGGCACGTACTCGACCAGCGCGTACGTGCCCGCGGCGGCGTCCGGCGGCTCGACGGCGTCCTCGGCGGCGGTCGGCTCGTACACCCTGGGGGCGAGCAGCTGATCGGGGGTGTCGATCTGCCAGGGCTGATACGACCCTGGCGGCACTCCGGGCACGAGCTGGGTCCAGGGGTCGGGGGGAGCGGGGGCGGCGCGGGCGGCGCCCGGGCAGGAGAGGAGGGACGCGACGGTGAGAAGGACGGCGGCGGTTCGTGTGCTGATCATGCGATCAGCCAAACGCGGGGCTCCGGCGTCCGGGCAGTGGCGCGCGGCGGGTCACCCGTAAGCCACTCCCAAGCCACCCGGAAGGAGGTGCCGGGACGACGCGAATGAACTCACCATGACGGCAAGGAAAAGCAGAAACAAAGAGCCGGTCTACTTTCTCCATGGGCCGGAGACAGACCTTCGTCGCACAGATAACGATCAGCCAAAATCTCCGGCGGCCGGAAACCGCGGACGAGTTCCGCAGAGCAATCCCCGGGCGGACCGACCTGCCCGTTTTGGTCTCATTGCCGAAGCTTGGTTTGCATTTCGTTTCTGCCGCCTTAGCCAAACCTTGAAGGTCCACCCACCTCCTCTTCCGCCAGGTCAAGAGCGTTTGAGGAGAATCTGAGGGTCACGTTTCCCCGGTGAAACTTCCGTTCCGATTTCTGCACGGAATCCTCCTTCATCATCACGTCCAGCAGCGCACCGCGCGCTGTCGAAGTACGTACAGGAGATGTGATGAGACTCAAGGGGAGATGGGTCTTCCCGACTTCGGGGGGACGCTCCGGACGGAGACGCGGAAGCGAATCCGTCCGGCGCACCGCACTCGCGGTCGCCGCCGTACTCGCGGCGGAAACGGCCCTGTTGTCGCTGGGCACGGGGTCGGCGTTCGCCGCCGGCTTCGACTCCGGTGCCACGGCCGGGGCCGCGAAGGCGGGGTCCGGTCGGGCCCACAGCGCCAAGGCCGCCGCCTCGTCCGCGGACTCCGTGGAGGCGGCGCTGCTGATGGCCCGGCTCCAGGGCCGAAAGATCGAGGCGACCAGCGAGCGCACGGCGGATTCGTCGACGTATGCGTTGCCGAACGGCCAGTTGGAGACGGACGCGTTCGCCGGTCCGGTGCGTACCAAGGTCGCGGGTGTGTGGAAGACCATCGACACCTCGCTGTCCGACACGGGAGCCGACCTGACCCCGGCGGTCGCGGCCGCGAAGGTCGCGGTCTCCGACGGCGGCGACACCAAACTCGCCTCGGTCAGCCGGGGCAAGCAGTCCTTCGGACTGGGCTGGTCCGGCAAGCTGCCGACCCCGTCGGTGAAGGACAACACCGCCTCCTACCCCCTGGGCGGCGGACAGACCCTCTCCGTCAGCGCCCTCGCCCAGGGCTTCTCGGAGACCATCCGCCTCGCCCAGAAGCCCGCCGGCGGTGCGGCCTCGTACCGCATCCCGATGAACCTCGACGGCCTGAAACTGTCCCAGGCCACCTCCGGACACCTGCTCCTGAAGGACCCGGCCGGCAAACTCGTCGCCGAAGCCCCCGCCCCCATGATGTGGGACTCCTCCAAGAACAAGGCCTCCGGCGAGTCCGCCCACCAGCAGCGCGTCGCGACGAAGATCGAGACCGCCGCCAACGGCGCCCAGACCCTCGTCCTCACCCCCAGCGCCGACTTCCTGGCCACCGCCACCTACCCGGTGACCGTCGACCCCACCACCACCCTCGCCGTCACCACCGACACCTGGGTGCAGAACCCCGACTACACCGACTCCCAGATCTCCTCCCAGGAACTCAAGTCGGGCACCTACGACGCCGGCACCGACACCGCGCACTCGTACCTGAAGTTCGACGTCTCCAAGTTCACCGGCAAACACATCACCGCGGCCACCATGTCGCTGTACAACTACTACTCCGCGACCTGCTCCACCGCCGGATCCCCCACCCAGGCCCGCCGCATCACCTCCACCTGGTCCTCCTCCTCCATCACCTGGGGCGCCCAGCCCACAACCACCACCACCGGCATGGCCACCAACACCGGCCACTGGGGCTACGACTCCACCTGCCCCGCCAACTGGTCCAACTGGAACCTCCAGACCATCGTCCAGGCCTGGGCCGACGGCTCCACCAACTACGGCCTCCAAGTCCGCGCCGCCGACGAAACCGACTCCACCACCTGGCGCCGCTTCCGCTCCGCCAACTACCCCACCACCGGCTACGCACCCAAACTCGTCGTCACCTACAACTCGTACCCGTCGACGCCGAGTTCCCTCGCGGTCGCGCCGTCGCAGGTCAACACCTACAACGGCAAGCGGTATGTCACCTCGCTGACGCCCACCCTGTCGGCGAAGGTCGCCGATCCGGACGGCTCCGCCACGAAGGCGCAGTTCGAGGTCACGGCGGACCCCGCGTACGCGGACACGACGTACTCGTACACCGGCACGAGCTCGTCGGTCACCTCCGGATCCACCGCCAAGCTGACGATCCCCTCCGCGAACGCCTTCCCGGCGGGCGCCCACCTGCGCTACCGGGCGCGGGCGTACGACGGCACGGACTACGGCTCCTGGACGGGCTACACCACGTTCGTGCTGAACACCGGCCTGCCGACCGCCCCGACGGTCAGCTGCGCCACGTACGGCGAGAACGGCTGGACGGCGAAGGCGAGCGGCGCGGTCTCGTGCACCCTCGACACCACCTCCACGGACGGCGCGGGCTACTACTGGGGCCTTGACGACGCGGCCACGCCGAACCAGAAGCTGGACACCACCGACGGCAGCGGCGGCGACGCGCAGACGATCAGCATCGACCCGGCGAACGGCTGGCACACGCTCTACGCCAAGACCGTCGACTCCGGCGGAAACGTTTCCTCAACGACGACCGCGTACAGCTTCGGCGTCGGCGCGGACGGTGCCGCGATCCTGTCCCCGCAGGCCGGCGACACCACCGCCCGCCGGCTGACGCTGGCCGCGAAGGGCCTGTCCACCTACACCGGGGTCACCTGGCAGTACCGGCGCGGCGAGGCCGACGGCTGGCACACCGTCCCGGTCGGCGACGTCACCGCCGCCGGCAACGCGGTCTCCGCCTGGCCCGTCGCCGTCACCTCCGGCACCGCCACGAAGCTGGTCTGGAACACCGTCTCCAGCCTGGCCGAGGACGGCGTGATCGAGCTGCGCGCCGCGTTCACCGACGGCACCTCCACCGGCTACTCGCAGACCGTCGGCGTCACCCTCGACCGCGACGCCGGCACCGCCCCGACCGCCCAGGTCGGCCCCGGCGAGGTCAACGAGCTCACCGGCGACTACACCCTGACGGCGACCGACGCCGCGCAGTTCGAGGCGAACGTCGAGCGGACCTACTCCTCCCGCGCCAACGCCAACGACAGCGAGGGCCAGGCGCAGATCTTCGGACCCGGCTGGGCCTCCTCCGTCACCGGCGCGAGCACGGACCACGCCTACACGCAGATCCGCAGCACCTCCGGCACGTCGGTGGAGCTCCTCGCCGCCGACGGCGACACGGTCGCCTTCACCGCCACCAACGCCGGCGGCTGGCAGCCCCAGCCGGGCGCGGAGAACCTGACCCTCACCTACGCCTCGTCCGGCGACACCTTCACCCTGAAGGACTCCGCCGCCGACGTCAGCGTCTTCGCCAAGGCCGGCACCGGCACGACCACCTGGACCCTGGCGTCGACCGCGGCCGCCGTCAGCGACACGACGGTCACCGTCGCCTCGCAGACCGTGCCGTCCGGCACGAAGACCCTGGCCCGCCCCAAGTACGTGATCTCCCCGACCGGGGCCGTCACCTCCGCCGCCTGCCAGGCTGCGCCCGCCACCAAGGGCTGCCGGGTCCTGGAGTTCGTCTACGCCGGTTCCACGACCGCCACGGACAGCGTGCCGGGCGACTACAAGGACCAGGTCTCGTCGATCAAGCTGTGGGCGACGACGCCCGGCGCCTCCGCCGCGACCGCCGAGACCATCGCCTCCTACGCCTACGACGGCTCCGGCCACCTGCGCCAGGAGTGGGACCCGCGCATCAGCCCCGCGCTGAAGACGCAGTACACCTACGACTCCAACGGCCGCGTCGCCACCCTCACCAAGCCCGGCGAGCTGCCCTGGACGTTCACCTACGGCACGGCCGGCTCGACGCTCACCGCGGGCGCGGGCATGCTGCTGAAGGCCTCCCGACCGGGTCTGGCCCAGGGCAGCGCGAGCACCACGTCGGGCACGGCGGCCACCACCGTCGTCTACGACGTGCCGCTGTCCGGCTCCACCGCCCCGTACCAGATGGACGCCGCCACCGTGGCCGGCTGGGGTCAGGACGAGGCGCCCACGGACGCCACGGCCGTCTTCCCGGCCGACA is a window encoding:
- the alr gene encoding alanine racemase; this translates as MSETAKPPAHPARARAEIDLAALRANVRTLRAKAPGAAFMAVVKADGYGHGALPCARAAVEAGAAWVGTATPEEALALRADGGLPADVRIMCWLWTPGGPWREAVEADLDVSVSGLWALREVEEAARAAGRPARVQLKADTGLGRNGCQPADWPELVGEALRAEAEGLLRVTGLWSHFACADEPGHPSIGLQLGSFRELVAYAEAQGVRPEVRHIANSPATLTLPDTHFDLVRPGIAMYGVSPSPELGSSADFGLRPVMTLAASLALVKHVPGGHGVSYGHHYVTPGATTLGLVPLGYADGVPRHASGTGPVLVGGKWRTAAGRIAMDQFVVDLGGDEPGPGAEAVLFGPGDRGEPTAQDWAQAAGTIGYEIVTRIGARVPRVYVNE
- a CDS encoding L,D-transpeptidase family protein, which gives rise to MISTRTAAVLLTVASLLSCPGAARAAPAPPDPWTQLVPGVPPGSYQPWQIDTPDQLLAPRVYEPTAAEDAVEPPDAAAGTYALVEYVPLEEVAARTACTKRTGPYQRAVERWLKLKVDGKQSAADCKAVRAFQQAQKIQPAIGFAGPVTWARMQLISAGKNPNAGKKCPVRTYRVACVDLDRQVTWVQKGAKVVFGPVSMRSGRAVHPTRKGWHTVYWRHKNHVSTLYGTPMPYAQFFDGGQAFHAVYGTIHTVIGSMGCVNLTLGDARALWGVLKNGDKVYVWGHRPGT
- a CDS encoding DNRLRE domain-containing protein, translated to MRLKGRWVFPTSGGRSGRRRGSESVRRTALAVAAVLAAETALLSLGTGSAFAAGFDSGATAGAAKAGSGRAHSAKAAASSADSVEAALLMARLQGRKIEATSERTADSSTYALPNGQLETDAFAGPVRTKVAGVWKTIDTSLSDTGADLTPAVAAAKVAVSDGGDTKLASVSRGKQSFGLGWSGKLPTPSVKDNTASYPLGGGQTLSVSALAQGFSETIRLAQKPAGGAASYRIPMNLDGLKLSQATSGHLLLKDPAGKLVAEAPAPMMWDSSKNKASGESAHQQRVATKIETAANGAQTLVLTPSADFLATATYPVTVDPTTTLAVTTDTWVQNPDYTDSQISSQELKSGTYDAGTDTAHSYLKFDVSKFTGKHITAATMSLYNYYSATCSTAGSPTQARRITSTWSSSSITWGAQPTTTTTGMATNTGHWGYDSTCPANWSNWNLQTIVQAWADGSTNYGLQVRAADETDSTTWRRFRSANYPTTGYAPKLVVTYNSYPSTPSSLAVAPSQVNTYNGKRYVTSLTPTLSAKVADPDGSATKAQFEVTADPAYADTTYSYTGTSSSVTSGSTAKLTIPSANAFPAGAHLRYRARAYDGTDYGSWTGYTTFVLNTGLPTAPTVSCATYGENGWTAKASGAVSCTLDTTSTDGAGYYWGLDDAATPNQKLDTTDGSGGDAQTISIDPANGWHTLYAKTVDSGGNVSSTTTAYSFGVGADGAAILSPQAGDTTARRLTLAAKGLSTYTGVTWQYRRGEADGWHTVPVGDVTAAGNAVSAWPVAVTSGTATKLVWNTVSSLAEDGVIELRAAFTDGTSTGYSQTVGVTLDRDAGTAPTAQVGPGEVNELTGDYTLTATDAAQFEANVERTYSSRANANDSEGQAQIFGPGWASSVTGASTDHAYTQIRSTSGTSVELLAADGDTVAFTATNAGGWQPQPGAENLTLTYASSGDTFTLKDSAADVSVFAKAGTGTTTWTLASTAAAVSDTTVTVASQTVPSGTKTLARPKYVISPTGAVTSAACQAAPATKGCRVLEFVYAGSTTATDSVPGDYKDQVSSIKLWATTPGASAATAETIASYAYDGSGHLRQEWDPRISPALKTQYTYDSNGRVATLTKPGELPWTFTYGTAGSTLTAGAGMLLKASRPGLAQGSASTTSGTAATTVVYDVPLSGSTAPYQMDAATVAGWGQDEAPTDATAVFPADSVPSANAGSGLTSSSYGRATVTYIDADGAETNTAKPGGAISTTGHDEFGNTVFELTAGNRALALAGSSDTLTELGLAALPTADRARQLATVSTYSADGKRLTDEYGPLHQTTLATELTGSDAESTLPAGSVVPAREHTSYTYDENRPSGAAVADLPTTTTTGAAIAGHVADTDTTTTTATYNWSTGAQQTTTGIGSTDPVTTYDSAGRVASTRTAGSSGSDANTLNNTYYSASASGVCASVEWDGLLCRTAPAAAITGGGSNPTDAVTTVYTYDRWGQVATKAETANGVTRTTTATVDGAGRLTTTAVTGGTGTTTPVTTFGYSQTNGQIVTRASNGQTITYGYDDLGRQISYTDGAGNTTTTAYDILDRPVKNTDSAPSTTTFAYSAAGDLATLTDSVAGTFTGSYDADGNLTTETLPGSYTLTQATDPAGQQTDRAYTASDGTAVASDSAGYTIDGRRAGHTRTDGSTTQSAYTYDNAGNLIKAADTTAAGCTTRAYSFDADRNRTQLTTSSDDCDSSTSDTTSTTTSYAYDKADRLVNPGYVYDAFGRTTTSGNTALTYYTNDLVRTETLGAARNTWTLDAAGRLAVRSAQTQATDGTWTTTGTTTQHYGGATDTPSWSQNGSAVSRDVTDLTGSLGALTSATGNTVLQLADLHGDIVVQQPLDTSVASTVQHYDEYGNALDATAATTYGWLGTAQRSGDTLSGYTVMGSRLYDPATGRFLQADPVVSGSPNHYGYPSDPVNMTDLDGHMWGPLKDILKAALSGALKVFVYWAIGEWAPYLLPYRTEIADCVAGACVAFLFKSGSLKTKIRYAALGCLTGFGLTKAKQEKFFAKIWSIFKKWKART